In Henningerozyma blattae CBS 6284 chromosome 7, complete genome, a single genomic region encodes these proteins:
- the NUP2 gene encoding nucleoporin NUP2 (similar to Saccharomyces cerevisiae NUP2 (YLR335W); ancestral locus Anc_4.164) yields the protein MLKRVSENQITKDDIEDEEDERYGAIEPSKIASPETMSKRKIAMPKRNMKFSFRGSNENVKDESKMANAFSFLNNKSTSATAPVSASGSNTAASEKDLKMKALNSQFKDKIIDTIKNDPMADLTPILEKYKNFMKTLIHSGNATAVPTTNPVPTSSFTFTKQSPLDLASDTKSESAPVSSTNTKSQPSDDNESSDDEIKVEGPTFTLSSNPTTNNSVFTFGKNNTKKTKNDDDSESDVEIKGPQFTFSGAVQSDTFKFKDSKPVEKLETKGTENTKPISKVDLPTNSVPESTNLDTASKNTFTFSAPQTSTSDNKADDTAAKPKPFFFGQPTSTSTSDAKPNPFLFNQPTQTEKKQESKPDADNSKLSFNFAPKNTDADTPKTPTSTSTVKPSFNFGNIGSNTNTNQDSTSGGSFKFSTSNNSTTEKNTDTAKKTSFVFGTSSKEQNKEELKPTFTFGSSSTNSAPTFKFGATSTSLSATPPADFKFDLPFGQGKSNTPTTEATSSTPVVTTSNNDETSNAEPLEESHSQLDLHNGEEDENVLFSQKAKLMIFDTEKHKYDSKGVGEMRLLQKKDDKSKIRFLLRSDGMGNILLNSLLVKSFNFGPLTPQNDNLVKTPVINADGKLITYVVKFKQKADGRLFVKAIDDAKNDM from the coding sequence ATGTTGAAAAGAGTATCTGAGAATCAGATAACAAAAGATGATATTGAGGATGAGGAAGATGAAAGATATGGTGCCATCGAGCCATCAAAAATAGCTTCTCCTGAAACTATGagcaaaagaaaaatcgCAATGccaaaaagaaatatgaaattttcatttaggGGCAGCAATGAAAATGTAAAAGATGAATCTAAAATGGCTAATGccttttcttttctcaATAATAAATCCACTTCAGCTACAGCACCTGTTTCAGCTTCAGGAAGCAATACTGCTGCTAGTGAAAAAGATCTTAAAATGAAAGCTTTGAATAGCCAATTTAAGGACAAGATTATCGACACCATTAAGAATGATCCAATGGCAGATTTAACCCCAATTTTGgagaaatacaaaaattttatgaaGACTCTTATTCATTCAGGGAACGCTACTGCTGTGCCAACTACTAATCCTGTACCAACTAGTTCATTTACTTTTACCAAACAATCTCCATTGGATTTAGCTTCAGATACAAAATCAGAAAGTGCACCAGTTTCTTCAACAAATACTAAATCACAACCCtctgatgataatgaatctTCTGATGATGAAATCAAAGTTGAAGGCCCAACCTTCACTTTATCTAGTAATCCAactactaataattctgTATTTACATTTGGTAAGAACAATAccaaaaagacaaaaaatgatgatgatagtGAAAGTGATGTTGAAATTAAGGGCCCTCAATTCACTTTTAGTGGTGCAGTACAAAGTGATACTTTCAAATTTAAGGATTCTAAGCCTGTAGAAAAACTCGAAACCAAAGGGACAGAGAACACTAAACCAATTTCTAAAGTTGATTTGCCAACAAATTCTGTTCCAGAATCTACTAATCTTGATACTGCTTCTAAAAATACATTCACCTTTAGTGCTCCACAAACATCAACAAGTGATAATAAAGCAGACGACACTGCAGCCAAACCAAAGccatttttctttggaCAACCAACCTCTACTTCAACTTCAGATGCTAAACCAAatccatttttatttaaccAACCTACTCAGACAGAGAAAAAGCAAGAATCAAAACCAGACGCTGATAATTCAAAACTAAGTTTTAACTTTGCACCAAAAAATACAGACGCTGATACTCCAAAAACTCCAACTTCTACTTCTACTGTAAAACCTTCATTCAACTTTGGTAATATAGGttctaatacaaataccAATCAAGACTCTACTTCGGGGGGTtcctttaaattttcaactTCCAATAATTCAACCACAGAAAAGAATACTGATACTGCAAAAAAGACATCGTTTGTATTTGGTACCTCATCaaaagaacaaaataaagaagaacTAAAACCAACTTTTACCTTTGGGTCTTCTTCCACAAATTCTGCTCcaacttttaaatttggtgCTACTTCTACAAGTTTATCAGCTACTCCACCAGCAGactttaaatttgatttacCATTTGGACAGGGGAAAAGTAATACACCTACAACTGAAGCAACTTCTTCTACTCCAGTTGTTACcacttcaaataatgatgaaactTCTAATGCTGAACCGCTTGAGGAAAGTCATAGTCAATTAGATTTACATAATggtgaagaagatgaaaatgttttattttcacaAAAGGCTAAGTTAATGATATTCGATACAGAAAAACATAAATATGATTCAAAGGGTGTAGGTGAAATGAGATTATTACAGAAAAAGGACGACAAATCtaaaattagatttttGTTAAGATCCGATGGTATGGgcaatatattattaaattctttactagtaaaaagttttaattttggtCCATTAACCCCtcaaaatgataatttagTTAAAACTCCTGTTATCAATGCTGATGGTAAATTAATAACTTATGTGgttaaatttaaacaaaaagCTGATGGTCGTTTATTTGTAAAGGCTATTGACGATGCTAAAAATGATATGTAA
- the SGD1 gene encoding Sgd1p (similar to Saccharomyces cerevisiae SGD1 (YLR336C); ancestral locus Anc_4.165), giving the protein MSSNQGINIPGVLLDELKDQDYSKDERFTQYEKRRKSTNLGSRKKRRKIQRLEKKTQQKNRNQAKQVSINNLKKIQSKDLRIELSQENEKKILKKKISTKKKSVRFGGEEIKEIENNKNIDSDEIGSDEIGSDEIGSDANSDDDFDDDFDDDSEDIELDNSMSVEETMSALKALKKSSAVKKDQLSDEDDQLSDEDDQLSDEENSDEELDNSMSVEQTMEALKALKAKKNSKKFQDIKNNEEEQSEEEKSDDELDDDELDDDELDASMSVEQTMDALKALKEKKNSNKLQDEEKIKPKKKKSSKKQIEEEPAIIPMSREDIVAIERDEMDMKYYAKKLGLKKSSKKIHAKNEFDAIGGLLEGLDYFENFGNDDEDYGDFAHDNQKTYQEEKLDSNASGNEDEDDNKDEDELISEDNSSNESNEEVIENPFSSDDELDSDDFDEFNEEDLDSDEWEQLRELEGDKSSKKSTERENPYMAPVENTSYIPPSMRKTPLVENDSQIMQEIKKKVKSALNKLSESNILIIISSLNDLYDSNPRQYVTKAIIDQILEIIVQSNKLLDSFIMVYSAVMYSLWKLKGIEVGASFIQSTVEIFLINFNNQLDITNSEEKLENPSNDQEEHIIIPKQCSNIITLISYCYNFGLISCKLIYNLISELIKTPNEFTTELLLKIVSVSGQLIRGDDPTALKDILSELLTNVKTINNKSPRLKFLLDTLSDLKNNRLKPSILATSNQQLKKIIQGSVKSSGFLEPLQVSLDDIKNVETKGKWWLVGASWRGNMDNAFEEAESQSNNNSTALSDNITLDDSLLDEIPDWMAISKKQRMNTDIRRAIFISIMSANDYMDAFTKLEKLGLKNKQMLEIPKVLLHCLVTDGNSNGYNPYYSLVASKLAEHHSQLQKPFQFLFWDIIKKLEDKMNIESDSEVELDDDSDLNEDERLKKISNQGSFFGSLISEGILKFESFKHVPIMSGLTTEGLLFVQVLLFQFFLAEGKKAEIKGKKNSSGKREYTYKATGLTKHLEGIKLDNKVTILKGLKWFTTKKFKYKPFIKGSPNSKEYIRENRRLDWAVHEFVSQIEASLDIIDI; this is encoded by the coding sequence ATGTCCTCTAATCAAGGTATAAATATACCTGGTGTCTTATTGGATGAACTAAAGGACCAAGATTATAGCAAAGATGAAAGATTCACCCAATATGAAAAAAGGAGGAAAAGTACAAATTTAGGTAGtagaaagaaaagaaggaaAATACAAAGATTAGAGAAAAAGACTCAACAAAAAAATCGTAATCAAGCAAAACAAGTTTCaatcaataatttgaaaaaaattcaatcaaAAGATTTACGTATTGAACTTTCtcaagaaaatgaaaaaaaaattttgaaaaagaaaatatctacaaaaaagaaatcagTTAGATTTGGAggtgaagaaattaaagaaattgaaaataataaaaatattgattctGATGAAATTGGTTCTGATGAAATTGGTTCTGATGAAATTGGTTCTGATGCTAATTCGGATGATGATTTCGATGACGATTTCGATGATGATTCGgaagatattgaattagataattctaTGTCAGTAGAAGAGACAATGTCTGCATTGAAagcattaaaaaaatcttcAGCAGTTAAAAAAGATCAACTATCTGATGAAGACGATCAACTATCTGATGAAGACGATCAACTATCTGATGAGGAAAACagtgatgaagaattagacAATTCCATGTCTGTAGAGCAAACAATGGAAGCTTTGAAAGCTTTAAAagcaaagaaaaattcaaaaaaattccaagatatcaaaaataatgagGAAGAACAAagtgaagaagaaaagagcgatgatgaattagatgatgatgaattagatgatgatgaattagatgCTTCCATGTCTGTAGAACAAACAATGGATGCTTTGAAAGcattaaaagaaaagaaaaattcaaataaattgcaagatgaagaaaaaattaaaccaaagaaaaaaaaatctagcAAAAAGCaaatagaagaagaacCTGCTATTATTCCAATGTCTCGTGAAGATATTGTAGCAATTGAAAGAGATGAAATGgatatgaaatattatgCTAAAAAATTGGggttaaaaaaatcttcgaaaaaaattcatgCCAAGAATGAATTCGATGCAATTGGTGGTTTACTTGAAGGTTTggattattttgaaaattttggtaatgatgatgaagattatGGTGATTTTGCTCATGATAATCAAAAAACTTatcaagaagaaaaattggatAGTAATGCTTCTGGAAATGAGGATGAggatgataataaagatgaagatgaactAATTAGCGAAGATAATAGTTCTAATGAGTCTAATGAAGAAGTTATTGAAAATCCATTTTCTtcagatgatgaattgGATAGTGATgattttgatgaatttaatgaagaagatttagaTTCTGATGAATGGGAACAATTAAGGGAATTAGAAGGGGATAAATCTTCTAAAAAAAGTACAGAAAGGGAGAATCCATACATGGCACCTGTTGAAAATACTTCTTATATACCACCGTCTATGAGAAAAACACCTTTAGTGGAAAATGATTCTCAAATTATgcaagaaattaaaaaaaaggttaAATCAGCATTGAATAAGCTTTCCGAATCtaatattctaataattattagttCCTTAAATGATCTATATGATTCCAACCCAAGGCAATATGTAACAAAGGCTATCATCGATCAAATATTGGAAATCATTGTTCAAAGTAATAAATTACTAGATAGTTTCATCATGGTCTATTCAGCTGTCATGTATTCTTTGTGGAAATTAAAGGGTATTGAAGTTGGTGCATCATTTATTCAATCAACAgtagaaatttttttaatcaattttaataatcaaTTAGATATTACCAACtctgaagaaaaattagaaaatccTTCAAATGATCAAGAAGaacatattattattccaaaACAATGTAGTAACATTATCACACTTATATCATATTGTTATAATTTTGGATTGATATCCTGTAAactaatatataatttgatttcagaattaattaaaactCCTAATGAATTCACtactgaattattattaaaaattgtatcTGTCTCTGGTCAATTGATTCGTGGAGATGATCCTACTGCCTTAAAAGATATACTTTcagaattattaacaaatgtaaaaacaattaataacAAGAGTCCAcgtttaaaatttttacttGATACATTAtcagatttgaaaaataatagattaaAACCGTCTATCCTTGCTACTAGTAAtcaacaattgaaaaaaataatccaaGGTTCGGTTAAATCTTCTGGTTTCTTAGAACCATTACAAGTTTCATTggatgatattaaaaatgtaGAGACAAAGGGTAAATGGTGGTTAGTTGGTGCTTCGTGGAGGGGAAATATGGATAACGCATTTGAAGAAGCAGAATCTCaatccaataataattccacTGCATTATCTGATAATATTACACTTGATGACTCGTTGTTAGATGAAATACCAGATTGGATGGCTATAAGTAAGAAACAGAGAATGAATACGGATATTCGTAGAGctattttcattagtatAATGTCTGCTAATGATTACATGGATGCTTTTACAAagttagaaaaattaggtttaaagaataaacaGATGTTAGAAATACCAAAAGTTTTATTGCATTGTTTAGTAACCGATGGTAACTCAAATGGATATAATCCGTATTATTCTCTAGTTGCTTCAAAATTAGCTGAACATCATAGTCAATTACAGAAACCATTTCAATTCTTATTTTGGGATATAATTAAGAAACTGGAAgataaaatgaatattgaAAGTGATTCTGAAGTAGAGTTAGATGATGATTCAGATTTAAACGAAGACGAGagattgaagaaaatatcaaatcAAGGTAGTTTTTTCGGATCCTTAATTTCAGAAGGTATCttgaaatttgaatcatttaaGCATGTCCCAATAATGAGTGGTTTAACAACTGAAGGGTTATTGTTTGTACAGGTCCTATTgtttcaattctttttaGCAGAAGGTAAAAAGGCTGAAATAAAGGGAAAGAAGAACTCCAGCGGTAAAAGAGAATATACTTACAAAGCTACTGGTTTAACCAAGCATTTGGAAGGTATCAAGTTGGATAATAAAGTAACCATTTTAAAAGGGTTAAAATGGTTCACTACtaagaaattcaaatataaaccATTTATAAAAGGAAGCCCAAATagtaaagaatatatacGGGAAAACAGAAGACTGGATTGGGCAGTTCATGAATTTGTAAGTCAAATTGAAGCATCCTTGGATATTATAGACATTTAG
- the VRP1 gene encoding Vrp1p (similar to Saccharomyces cerevisiae VRP1 (YLR337C); ancestral locus Anc_4.168) — protein MPPPPPPPPPPALGVASAPKPAASVMQGRDALLGDIRKGMALKKAHTDDRSAPKVSSGGPSGASAAPRAPSAPSAPSLPSAAPQLGGLLAGGFPKLKHVGPAPSAPPPPSGAPSIPSARPARRIPSNSAPSPPSAPAIPSLSAPSIPTSTPPPMPSSRPGNSPSSINRNSPTAMRNSSSSLGLAAPPPLPTGAPPTLSAPAVPSARPKSSTLPPAPPAPPAPPAPPAMSVPAPPPAPSQAPQPPSGLPFLSEINAKRSDKGVVDXXXXXXTRSPSSSLRAPSSSLRASPSAPPAAPSAPPPPPTLSAPSAPSARPQKSSFLPPPPPPPPPTMSLPAAPAPPPPAPAMTLPSAPPTSIHSAPSAPSAGGPLPFLAEIQRKRDDRFVVDSNSKYSTTQSQSSVSAPTATPAAPKNPSAPASTGNSMFDEIQSRLKHHGSPSGLPSLPTSTPPLPHAAPSLPHAAPSLPHAAPSLPHAAPAAPSLPHAAPAAPSLPHAAPSLPHAAPAGPLLPTKAPPLPGAAPSVPHSAPSIPHTAPTPYQPPAISTPPPPPSIFTIDCLLLYHRPSPPLPSAAPPLPSAAPPLPSAAPPLPSAAPPIHALPMHTSKPPSAPAPPTTSPPLSSPLSPTSQTPSPTTNSHNLKQRLFSHGSNKSHSQSDITIGNSAFGLKKGKLHIDDSRFKWSNVSQLPKPRMFNGKKKLYPSGKGSSVPLDLQNYK, from the coding sequence ATGCCCCCTCCTCCTCCacctcctcctcctccaGCATTGGGCGTTGCCTCAGCGCCAAAACCCGCCGCTTCCGTCATGCAGGGCAGAGATGCCCTGCTGGGTGATATCAGAAAGGGGATGGCGTTGAAAAAAGCTCACACAGACGATAGAAGTGCTCCGAAAGTGTCGTCCGGGGGTCCATCCGGTGCCTCGGCTGCCCCAAGAGCGCCCTCCGCGCCCTCTGCGCCCTCGTTGCCCTCCGCGGCCCCTCAGCTGGGTGGTCTCTTGGCTGGCGGCTTCCCAAAGCTCAAACACGTCGGTCCTGCACCTTCCGCGCCTCCTCCACCCTCGGGTGCCCCATCAATACCTTCAGCAAGACCAGCAAGAAGAATTCCAAGCAATTCCGCCCCATCCCCCCCCTCTGCCCCAGCAATCCCCTCTCTATCCGCGCCTTCAATACCCACCTCGACTCCGCCACCAATGCCATCCTCGAGACCAGGCAATAGTCCGTCTAGCATCAATAGGAACTCTCCCACCGCAATGAGAAACTCCTCCAGTTCCCTGGGCCTGGCGGCTCCGCCTCCTCTACCCACAGGAGCTCCGCCAACATTGTCGGCCCCCGCCGTGCCATCGGCTCGTCCAAAATCTTCCACTCTCCCTCCCGCGCCTCCCGCTCCTCCAGCTCCACCAGCTCCACCGGCAATGTCAGTGCCTGCTCCTCCCCCTGCCCCATCTCAAGCACCACAGCCGCCCTCTGGCCTCCCCTTCCTATCCGAAATCAACGCAAAGAGATCCGATAAAGGTGTAGTCGATNNNNNNNNNNNNNNNNNNACTCGCTCTCCATCCTCCTCCCTCCGCGCTCCATCCTCCTCCCTCCGTGCTTCTCCCTCCGCCCCTCCTGCTGCCCCATCCGCCCCTCCCCCACCACCTACCCTGTCAGCCCCCTCGGCTCCTTCTGCTAGACCTCAAAAATCTTCATTCCTCCCTCCCCCACCTCCACCTCCACCTCCTACAATGTCACTCCCTGCCGCACCTGCTCCACCCCCTCCTGCTCCTGCAATGACACTCCCCTCGGCTCCTCCAACTTCCATCCACTCGGCACCCTCGGCTCCATCTGCTGGTGGTCCACTACCATTCTTGGCTGAAATCCAAAGGAAAAGAGATGATAGATTTGTGGTCGATTCAAACTCAAAATATTCCACCACACAATCTCAATCAAGTGTGTCTGCTCCAACCGCCACCCCTGCTGCTCCAAAAAACCCATCCGCTCCTGCATCAACAGGCAACTCTATGTTTGATGAGATTCAATCGAGATTAAAGCATCACGGTTCTCCCTCTGGTTTACCCTCTTTGCCAACTTCGACCCCTCCTTTACCACATGCTGCTCCGTCCCTACCACATGCTGCTCCGTCCCTACCACATGCTGCTCCGTCCCTACCACATGCTGCGCCAGCTGCCCCCTCCCTACCACATGCTGCTCCAGCTGCCCCCTCCCTACCACATGCTGCTCCGTCCCTACCACACGCGGCCCCAGCTGGCCCCCTCCTACCAACTAAAGCACCTCCATTGCCAGGTGCTGCACCATCTGTACCACACTCTGCACCATCAATACCTCATACTGCACCAACTCCATATCAACCACCCGCTATATCCACccctcctcctcctccttCCATCTTTACCATCGACTGTCTCCTCCTTTACCATCGGCCGTCTCCTCCTTTACCATCGGCTGCTCCTCCTTTACCATCGGCCGCTCCTCCTTTACCATCGGCCGCTCCTCCTTTACCATCGGCTGCTCCTCCAATTCATGCTCTTCCAATGCATACTTCAAAACCTCCTTCTGCACCAGCACCTCCAACAACTTCACCTCCTCTTTCTTCCCCTCTATCACCAACTTCACAAACACCTTCTCCTACAACAAACTCTCacaatttaaaacaacGTTTATTCTCACATGGCTCTAATAAATCTCATTCCCAATCCGACATTACAATAGGAAACTCAGCTTTCGGATTGAAAAAGGGTAAATTACATATAGACGATTCAAGATTCAAATGGTCCAATGTCTCTCAATTACCTAAACCAAGAATGTTTAATggtaagaaaaaattataccCAAGTGGTAAAGGCAGTAGTGTTCCATTagatttacaaaattataaataa
- the TBLA0G01300 gene encoding uncharacterized protein (similar to Saccharomyces cerevisiae POP6 (YGR030C); ancestral locus Anc_4.169), translated as MTTFHNHPIGFELQDTERAGQFILHHIVAKTAPKHTMTRHVTCRDRPTRIAQTLVSHKPVELCLYAYGPHLQRLLAVVECVRKQDSGLVKCRTTLSSFTEHNDNDSATIIDATKKRTVPILVAVLSRQ; from the coding sequence ATGACAACTTTCCACAACCACCCCATAGGCTTCGAACTACAAGACACCGAACGTGCCGGCCAATTCATTCTCCATCACATCGTCGCCAAGACGGCTCCAAAACACACCATGACCCGCCACGTCACGTGCCGCGACCGTCCAACACGCATTGCCCAGACACTAGTATCACACAAGCCAGTCGAGTTGTGTCTGTATGCCTACGGACCACACTTGCAACGCCTATTGGCTGTAGTGGAGTGTGTGAGAAAACAAGACTCTGGCCTGGTGAAATGTCGGACCACATTATCCAGTTTCACCGAGCACAATGACAATGACAGTGCCACCATCATCGATGCCACAAAGAAACGCACCGTGCCCATCTTGGTGGCCGTGCTCTCCCGACAATAA